tattatcaatgTTTCACTTGTTATAATTCAAACATAAGAGACTTTCAAACGGTTAGACTTTATAAATCGTATATTCACAAATTACACAATTAGAGTTTAcgttttaactattttttagttgttgttgttatttttttaaggttcaattattgtttttattcacATCTTTAGTCACTtctttaaaattcaattttcttctaatttttgtattaattttttgtcTAGATGAACTAGATAATGGGCATGCGATTCATGTAACAAATATTTACGACAAATCAAAGTGAAAACATAtatgtaaaattgaaaatagttaaaggatttttttaataacaacaaatgaaaaatacaataaattaagtATGCTTTTACTTTCTTAATTCTGAATATTTTCaaacaaataatatttgaaGTCAAATTGGATACTTCTTCTTAACTGTAAACATAATTGAAATTAATGTAACTTGTTTCAataaggattttcaaacaaaattgcTGTTTTGCTTGaaataataaagtttaaaaaattatgaaacgCCTTATTATAATactaaagaaagaaagaaaattttaaaattatgagaatAGGAGAAAATTAGATATTAGTTGATAGTTTCAATGTTTCGTTTCTAATTTTGTGTATCTTTACGTAAAATTATACAACGTCTAAAAAACTTATGAATAAAATTcgttaaattttaaatcaagagattgtaaatatttttttctttggtttCTTTAAACATTCGGttccaaatttaaaataaaaaatcatgacGAAAACCcgaattaatatataaaataatattaaaatgcaaataaaaactcaaaatcctaagataaatgtataaaataatggagtaaaataaattaaaaatttgtaaaaatgttAGGTTATAGTTTGAATGTTTCGTTACtatatttcatataaaatattataacatttaaaataaaagttctcaaagaaaatcattgaattttaaaagcaataaattgtatatttttcctttttttactgatttgttttcaaatttaaacGATAAATTTTTTTAGCTAAAACCAAATTAGAAGAGAAAGTGATaacaatttaaaagtaaaaaaataaataagaaaaaaacttaaaacaaattttgagtaGTGTGAGTTTCTGGGTTAAGTCAAAattgtaatataataaaattagttaTGCAGTTTAAAATAAGTTTCTTATTTTCGGTAAAAGCTTTTTCTGGATGTTAAGTCGATTTAACAAAAACATCCAAgtatttatatgtaatttgtacatgatttaaggttTTGTTAGATAGTTATTTATCTATTCACACTATTTCTCCTActatctaaaattgatttatattgtTTACACCAAATACTGAATGATCAAAATGTTGAAAGATTAGATTGAATAGTCGAGAGGTTGGAAGGtcgataataaaattaaaatttaaatagaaaTGAATAAAGTAAAAATACTATAACAAAGTCTAGTAAAtagtttaataaatattagGTGGAAAGAGTAAAAGTTTAGTTGGGTTTAAAGCTCAATAAGTGAGTACTATAAATAGGTGATCAACTAAAGAGATGAGTAGAGtgtattttatttgataattaactaaaatcaaTTATAACTTTATTATCGAAGTTTTTTGTAGGTATATACCTACCCGAGAACTGATATCAAGACCGTAGATCGAGATGTCCAATTGATCAAACTCAACAAGTGAGAGTTTATTATTCATATCCAAGTTGAAACCTAAATGAGTAAATGATGTAATCGAAGTAATATTCTAAAAATAGAAGATCGAGAAGAGAAAGAGGATTTAAATGAAATGAACCAGTTGAAGGATTTTAGTTTGTAAACGTGTTATGGTTAGTGATAGAGAACTagtttaataaatttgaaaagcATGACTGAATAGAGTCATGTTGCTTTTGAGAAGATATTGACAAAATGGGTGAGAGTGTCTGAATTGTTGAGTCACCACCACCTTCTTTTGAACTTCAATATTCCAAGATGTTTATATGCATGCACATATAAACAAGTGAGATATAATTTTGGGTAATTGattataatattattgaatCCACTTTGATAGGTTGAGTGCTTGAACTTGGGCCAGTTAGTTAGTAGGTTCCCTTCAACCACTGCCCCTAAATATGTCTCCAAATCTAAACCAATATATTGGGAAGGTATGATATGCCATCTATCACCTTAACTTTGGGACCCTTCAACCCTTTATCCTTATTCATCTATGCTAGTTGACAAATGAAGACTTGGGTCAAAAGtggtcaaataaaaaaaataagcaaaAGTGGCTTTAAAAGGTTCAAGTGTGATGATTTCTTACTAGTTACAAGCCCACGTTGCCCATCCCCTTTTCATCATGCCATGGCCCATTCTAACTGTCCTCTTCTCCTAGTTTCATGGATGCATTGCATCCAACCCCTTTCACTTTCCATTAAACAACCACAACAAATATGTTGTAATCTTATGAATATTTTCCTCTCAATCATTAACTTCTTCAATTTGGCAACGTGTACAAGATTCTAGGAATTTATCATTTTAAGTGCTTCCCATCACTCCTTTCAACACTTGGATTTTCCTTCTGGTTGCCCTTATATCTCATATTGCTTCCACTCCCACCCATTCGTTTCTTTTTAGTCATCAATTCTTAATGGAAAGGTAGAACCTAAGAGTGAGCTTCATTCTTCTGGTATCATATCTCGGTTCGAGTAGTTTTTAGACTTTGACGAATATGAATAAAATCGatgtgaaaataattttaaacaataataaacatTTAATATATGTGTTCTAGTCAAGAGAGATGTCTCCTTACTAGAACATACAGTGAAACTAGAAATGATTGTTTCTAACCCTAGATAGTGTTGTTGGGTCGTTCCTTTCCGTTTTCTTAGTCGTATTAAGTTTTAATAACTCTAATTCACATATCTGTCGATCACTATGATCTTCGTCTCATCTCTTATAAATACCATGATCGAAGATGATTCGATTATAAGCACTAACGGACTCATTCCATGACGATACAATATCAATCCCATTATTTTCTcttcatattattataatgactGAAAtagcataaattaattttaatagaaaattaatatttaatattaaaaagaacTGAAAACAATACCAAATACAGAAAGATGAGAAGAATAGATAACATAAGAATGacacatataataaaaaaagtaaaacaactcGATTAAAAACACGACTAAACTAAATGATCTAGTTAGAAGACATCTTTCGTTATTATAacaattatgatttttaaaactacttttaatttttgagaatGAGAAGCAAGTTGTTGAAACCCTAATATTTGATGAAGAATGAGAGATATTAATTACACCGTCAAAATGGATAAGGCAAAGGGGGTTTGGGAGAAGAGAAGATTGGGGTTGGTGGCGTGGGTCCTAGAAGAGATGGAGGTCGGAGTTGGTCCATGACGGCAACCAATGAGTCTGCCTCCATGTGTGGAACTCGGTAGAACAAACGCAATCACGTGAATACATTTCTATGTCAAATATTTCCCAAGATTTCTCACAACATCATTGCAACAATAATGTTGCCTTTATTTATGCTACATTTTTCAATCTCAACAACACAATATACACAACCCAACTCTTTCAATCTTCGTATCttgttccttttttttatttatttgacttCCTTCATTATGTACATAATCATTTCTGTCTCACTATATCTCCTCCATCGTTTTTTGTTTGGTTTATAACTGTTGTGCATGAACCATTTCTGTGTTAGATTCATTATGTGCATATGTAATAATGGTTATGCATAAAATCATTGTCATATATGCCACGTGTGATGACaattttaaactattataaaaACTAACAATGATTTATGACTAATGATTAAATCAATCACCATTCTAGAATCGTGAATAAAAGAAGTTTCTTAAGTTAAAATCTGTTTTTTGTTTAGCCTAATCATTTTCTAAATGACATACCATAATTTTCATGCAAAAACCTTTCTGATTGTTTATTTTACAATATCAAATTTCTATGCTGCACATTTTGCTATGATTTTAGTTTTAGATTTAGAAACACTTGTAAGAAAAGAAGGTTAAATAATCGTTTTTAAGTTAtggattatttttaaaatgtatcagTTTCTTCTCCCTTAAGAAACAATCCAAATTAATTACTTGTACATTCATAGtaattagtttaaaataaaCAGGCACAGCAACAGTAAAATAAATGCAACCTTGGTTTATTTAAAACTTGCATTTCATTTGTTGATGTGTTTGATGGGATTGTACAACGAGAATAATGTCTACTTGTGCTTATACAAACTGATCCTTTAAAATTGTAGAAATTAAGAAAGAAGAAGAGCATGTGAAGAAGGTTCTTCAATGGAGACATGTGTGGTTTGAGTTAAAACATCCAAAACACAAGTTACAGGGACCATGGCCATGTTGCTTCAAAGCAAGAAACTCCTTCACTTCCTTCTCCTAACTCTTTTGCCTCGGATGCCTTTGCTCTCTGtcataataaatatacaaaaaataTGATGCAGAGTTATCAACTGATATACAAAATTCAATATTCTTCTGCTTTTCACAATCAACTATTCAGCTTCACGTTGCTTccttaatattataataaattattcacTTTGATTCCCaaatctctctctctatatatatagcTATTACTTTAGTGttgaatttttcaaaatgtgacaaaatttcatttcatttagtccatacaatattttatataataaagttGGGACAATAGTGGAGATGTACAAAATCTGATAAAGTGGAAGGCTAGTCTTAATAATATTATCCATATCACAGTCCCAATTGTTTGCTGAACAATGATATATTATATTGACACTGTAGAACTTTTAAttgatgatataaaaaataatatttttgttatttcatacaaaaattaaaattttagataaaaaggAGAGTTGCACACACACTAAACCAAAGTTGTCAATGtatattttcttgttttctcAACACACATAATGAACAACACTGAAAAACAAGCATATGAAGCTGATGAAGAAATATTTAGCAGTAGGCACCTGCATTGTTTCCAAAGCATCTGACTCTGAATTGAAGTCATAATAGGTACTTGCTGCACTAAGCTTCATGGAGAGGAACTACatgtaaaacaaatatattaatgttacctttcaactatattttattttttgctgCAAAATAACTGAATCCAAtgctacttttttttaataaaaaattacctCCACTTGATGCTGCAAGGACTGCACATAGTTTATGATCTCGTCCAACATTATTGCCATGCCCATGGTCTGCAAAAACCAGATATTGACTATTAAAGTAAGACACATACTAATTCAGTATagtaaaaacaaaatgaatatCATTGAATCCTTACCTTGTAGCATCCTGGGACAATGTTCTGCAAGCACCTAAGTTTTTCATTGATTTTCCCTCTTCTAACCTGAATAAAAAAGACAGCATAATACCCTTtaacatataattattttaaaagtggTATCTATGAGTGAGAAatgaaatttagaaaatataccCTTTCTGCTAAACTGTGACTATCTGTAGCTTGACCTCTTTTGGCTCTAACATGAACTACTTGGTTTGGTTTCTTGTCTTCTACCGCATTCCTTTTGACTCTCTTGCCTCTTCCAGAACTCTGAAGACAACAAATAAATCATGAATATCTATCTTGCATATGAGTAAAAAATTGTGCATGAAGAATGGAATAAAATGAACAAGCCCaagaaaaattacattttttgtgTTGCTTCCACTCTCAGAAATATCAGGAGTTGAGTTACCAGAACTGGGATCACACATATCAGTTG
The sequence above is a segment of the Phaseolus vulgaris cultivar G19833 chromosome 2, P. vulgaris v2.0, whole genome shotgun sequence genome. Coding sequences within it:
- the LOC137809833 gene encoding transcription factor BEE 3-like; translated protein: MAQFTAHFQSFRPSFPFLDIDNMEIQNLLPFDDTLLASPEPQFPPNLEGNFPAPFQCVDHNAVPVLVPISSNEVHEGKKREATDMCDPSSGNSTPDISESGSNTKNSSGRGKRVKRNAVEDKKPNQVVHVRAKRGQATDSHSLAERVRRGKINEKLRCLQNIVPGCYKTMGMAIMLDEIINYVQSLQHQVEFLSMKLSAASTYYDFNSESDALETMQRAKASEAKELGEGSEGVSCFEATWPWSL